The following proteins are co-located in the uncultured Tolumonas sp. genome:
- the corA gene encoding magnesium/cobalt transporter CorA, which yields MITAYMLRNKLLEVVQLTTQDVLPASTIWLDAYKPDDEEREWLSSLFLEEVPEEEELDEIEASARFYWDTDGLHILSLFPQRIGGETRGVNMSFTLRNNLLISFREEDIGIVRLLRHYMRHDRVEIENAMDILLELMDLKVEYLSDLIEDGYTTLEETSELVLSDEQIHEMLKELMEQEETNSQIRLALHDTRRALRFLRRTVRQQLLSEQKKTIDEVLHDIESLLPHTQFLFDKINFQLEVAMGFTNLQQNKVIKIFSVAAVVFLPPTLIASMYGMNFDFMPELHWKFGYLVSIGMMLASAFGTYFFFRKKGWL from the coding sequence ATGATTACCGCCTACATGCTGCGTAATAAACTTCTGGAAGTTGTTCAATTAACAACTCAGGATGTATTACCAGCAAGCACCATCTGGCTGGATGCCTATAAGCCTGACGATGAAGAACGTGAATGGCTGAGTAGTCTCTTTCTGGAAGAAGTTCCGGAAGAAGAAGAACTCGATGAAATTGAAGCCTCTGCACGTTTCTATTGGGACACAGATGGCCTGCATATTTTATCTCTGTTCCCGCAACGGATCGGCGGTGAAACTCGCGGTGTAAACATGTCGTTCACACTGCGGAATAATCTATTGATCAGTTTTCGTGAAGAAGATATCGGCATCGTTCGTCTGCTGCGTCATTACATGCGTCATGACCGCGTAGAGATCGAAAATGCGATGGATATCCTGCTGGAACTGATGGATCTGAAAGTCGAGTATTTGTCTGATCTTATCGAAGATGGTTACACCACTTTGGAAGAAACATCAGAGCTGGTGCTGAGCGATGAACAGATCCATGAAATGTTAAAAGAGTTGATGGAACAGGAAGAGACGAACAGTCAGATCCGTCTGGCTTTGCACGATACACGTCGCGCTTTGCGTTTCCTGCGTCGTACTGTGCGCCAGCAGCTGTTATCGGAACAAAAGAAAACTATTGATGAGGTGTTACACGATATCGAATCGCTGTTACCACATACTCAATTCTTGTTTGATAAGATCAACTTCCAGCTGGAAGTGGCGATGGGATTTACCAATTTGCAACAGAATAAGGTTATCAAAATCTTCTCGGTTGCTGCCGTTGTGTTCCTGCCACCAACATTAATCGCCAGCATGTATGGGATGAACTTTGATTTCATGCCGGAATTGCATTGGAAATTTGGTTATTTAGTCTCTATTGGAATGATGTTGGCGTCAGCATTTGGCACTTATTTCTTCTTCCGCAAAAAAGGTTGGCTTTGA
- a CDS encoding DUF2789 domain-containing protein: protein MDIGLHDLAALFGQLGLENDEQSINRFIESHQLTADITFLEAPFWNPSQVELLQQAFTDDAEWAEAADVLATLLTASCK from the coding sequence ATGGACATTGGATTGCATGATCTGGCCGCATTATTTGGTCAGCTAGGGCTGGAAAATGATGAGCAAAGTATTAATCGATTTATTGAATCTCACCAACTCACCGCAGATATCACTTTTCTGGAAGCACCATTTTGGAATCCATCGCAAGTTGAACTATTACAACAAGCGTTTACGGATGATGCGGAATGGGCAGAAGCAGCAGATGTTTTAGCGACTTTATTAACGGCATCTTGTAAATAA
- a CDS encoding FimV/HubP family polar landmark protein, whose product MGFKLSRLAQAMMAALFCSTASFAAEKADDFYIEIKGPESSVQHVQQPVQPATPSTIKSNLIQERAPHPYVPESRDKSLLSTKSTTYGPVKKTDTTWSIANNIKKLYPGQGITTRKVMQALYRKNPQSFVSGQLDTLLAGSRLAIPSLDEIKAANIRPLIKTPTNVAQAKKQVAQPITKPQSVESTATNTVSAATSTIASVPVTATASSSVVASTEPSLVDSKVSELVGKPEVQSTASAATTATEPKVDNEALLVYQAENKELKDRVQQLNEQVGHLQADMQNQEQLKQELAALQNQLKEHEQEKAKEPEKKTEPVVNEAAKTTDGGFWSDILATPLNLLLLISLPVLAVLVVLSFWLRSRAKRQMAAREQEMAETTTLMMDEANSDFGELLAVDLSDDNLSFPDLNLQDESLIPTSLLHDTDKKSTEAELQDIPLPPDVVPTITEELPPLATQPQIDLNEDDESEVMSRSVEAQDFATILSDADLANALEDDFSFSATEDDEKQIADTQPIHVDLSTEPEEDVADLAARLNLDKVMADPGVQMSDQVVSEPSGWELSEEDDSTAFVATSQAGVNLREVNDDSNKPWLQQFETEQLGSEKATDVPEDYLSIDELLAQADKQASNNPDEMQANLDIGLDEYPDMLPEQGGIDIDDDGGVGAKLDLARAYLEIDDKASAKELLLEVQSQGSNEQIKEAEKLLSRIT is encoded by the coding sequence ATGGGATTCAAACTATCTCGGTTGGCTCAAGCAATGATGGCAGCCCTCTTCTGTTCAACAGCAAGCTTTGCAGCTGAGAAAGCAGATGATTTTTATATTGAGATCAAAGGGCCTGAAAGCAGCGTCCAGCACGTACAACAACCGGTTCAACCAGCTACGCCTTCAACGATTAAAAGCAATTTAATCCAAGAACGAGCCCCTCATCCGTATGTTCCGGAAAGTCGTGATAAATCGCTGCTTTCTACAAAAAGCACAACTTACGGCCCGGTGAAAAAGACAGATACAACTTGGTCGATTGCCAATAACATCAAAAAGTTATACCCAGGTCAGGGAATAACTACTCGCAAAGTGATGCAGGCTTTGTATCGCAAAAATCCTCAATCATTTGTCAGTGGTCAATTAGATACCTTACTGGCAGGTTCTCGTTTAGCTATACCTTCACTTGATGAAATCAAAGCAGCTAATATTCGGCCATTGATAAAAACGCCAACCAATGTGGCTCAGGCCAAAAAACAAGTCGCACAACCAATCACAAAACCCCAATCTGTTGAATCAACTGCAACCAATACTGTATCAGCAGCAACCTCAACAATTGCATCTGTGCCAGTTACAGCAACGGCCAGTTCATCTGTCGTGGCTTCGACAGAACCGTCACTTGTTGATAGTAAGGTTAGCGAGTTAGTTGGTAAACCAGAGGTTCAATCAACAGCCTCTGCGGCTACAACAGCTACCGAGCCAAAGGTTGATAATGAAGCTTTGCTAGTTTATCAGGCCGAAAATAAAGAACTTAAAGATAGAGTTCAGCAGCTAAATGAACAGGTTGGTCATTTACAAGCAGACATGCAAAATCAAGAGCAGCTAAAACAAGAATTGGCGGCTCTGCAAAACCAGCTTAAAGAACATGAACAAGAAAAAGCTAAAGAACCTGAAAAGAAAACAGAACCTGTAGTTAATGAAGCGGCAAAAACAACCGATGGTGGTTTCTGGAGTGATATTCTCGCCACACCACTGAATCTTTTGTTGTTAATCTCTCTGCCTGTATTAGCCGTGTTAGTGGTGTTGAGTTTTTGGTTACGTTCCCGAGCAAAACGTCAGATGGCTGCTCGTGAGCAGGAGATGGCTGAAACCACTACCTTGATGATGGACGAAGCTAATAGCGACTTTGGCGAGTTACTGGCTGTCGATTTATCGGATGACAATTTATCCTTCCCTGATTTGAATTTGCAGGATGAATCGCTGATCCCAACATCGTTGTTGCATGACACAGATAAAAAATCAACGGAAGCTGAATTACAAGATATTCCACTGCCTCCAGATGTTGTGCCTACGATTACTGAAGAGTTACCACCTTTAGCTACTCAGCCGCAGATTGATCTGAATGAAGACGATGAATCAGAAGTTATGTCTCGTAGTGTTGAAGCTCAGGATTTTGCAACAATCTTATCAGATGCTGATTTAGCGAATGCGTTGGAAGATGATTTTTCGTTTTCAGCCACGGAAGATGATGAGAAACAAATTGCTGATACTCAGCCTATCCATGTCGATTTATCTACGGAACCGGAAGAAGACGTTGCTGATTTAGCTGCTCGCCTTAACCTTGATAAGGTAATGGCAGATCCTGGCGTGCAGATGTCTGATCAAGTGGTATCTGAACCTAGCGGTTGGGAATTGTCAGAAGAAGATGATTCTACTGCTTTTGTTGCCACGTCTCAGGCAGGTGTTAACCTGAGAGAAGTAAATGACGATTCGAATAAACCTTGGTTACAACAGTTTGAGACTGAGCAATTAGGATCAGAGAAAGCGACTGATGTTCCGGAAGATTACCTCTCGATTGACGAACTGTTAGCGCAAGCAGATAAACAAGCAAGCAATAACCCTGATGAGATGCAAGCTAACCTTGATATCGGTTTGGATGAATATCCAGATATGCTGCCGGAACAAGGTGGAATTGATATTGATGACGATGGTGGGGTTGGTGCAAAACTGGATCTTGCCCGGGCTTATCTTGAAATAGATGACAAAGCCAGCGCGAAAGAATTATTGCTTGAAGTGCAGTCACAAGGCAGCAACGAGCAAATAAAAGAAGCTGAAAAATTACTCTCTCGGATTACTTAA
- the gmtY gene encoding gamma-mobile-trio recombinase GmtY encodes MVEVVRINAKVVLDDSGVFTEIPVLLDQNKEPVKPLIEYALKLKRDGMSQSTLSNYIKATQLLLEYMAANVSGFDSPQSLFESFSSRLYTGTIGDDGLDPSGLYWLPCSKQVARSYINALSKMTDWLAEKQGSISMNPLIEADSLSQRLNYAAWFRKNQHNFLGHIKDKHINSTVRYARSVQGKRPLGKQSQEAIEFPEHYFEAFYFDGLGGAVDRRVVLRDQLILLLMHGGGLRESEALHLWLEDVLIDPLNTNSVKVCIYHPEDGKAPNNWRGRSGKTTRAAYLKEKYALSPRNDLMGKKRVGWKSRVTDSKDEYLEVHWFPTVFGEVFAKLWQDYIRFLTVVERHHPYAFVSFHREHTGNPYTLNAFHDSYRNGLKRIGLKPCKADGLSPHSHRHSYGRRLRRAGVQEIVIKKCLHHASLVSQAVYTTPTAKEVTSCLNAAAQQLLNPPEPVERVGSPSWEVLTEHGFNDIDLDGLFTDKNPKLGKRHDY; translated from the coding sequence GTGGTGGAGGTTGTAAGGATTAATGCAAAGGTAGTTCTGGATGATTCAGGTGTGTTTACTGAAATACCTGTATTGCTTGATCAGAACAAAGAGCCTGTTAAACCATTAATCGAGTACGCGTTGAAGTTGAAACGTGATGGCATGAGTCAATCAACCCTTAGTAATTACATCAAGGCAACTCAACTTCTACTTGAATACATGGCTGCGAATGTAAGTGGATTTGATTCTCCGCAATCCTTGTTTGAAAGTTTCAGTAGCCGATTATATACGGGCACGATTGGGGATGATGGTTTAGATCCATCGGGTTTGTATTGGTTGCCTTGCAGTAAACAAGTCGCCAGATCATACATCAATGCTTTGAGTAAGATGACTGATTGGTTAGCCGAAAAACAGGGTTCAATTTCAATGAACCCACTTATTGAGGCTGACAGTTTGTCACAACGCCTTAACTATGCGGCTTGGTTTCGCAAGAATCAGCATAACTTTCTTGGTCACATCAAAGATAAGCACATTAATTCAACCGTCCGATATGCTCGTAGCGTTCAAGGTAAACGTCCATTGGGTAAACAATCACAAGAGGCAATAGAGTTTCCAGAGCATTATTTTGAAGCTTTTTATTTCGATGGTTTAGGCGGGGCAGTAGACCGTAGGGTTGTATTACGTGATCAATTAATTCTACTGCTCATGCATGGCGGTGGCTTGCGTGAATCAGAGGCTTTACACCTTTGGCTTGAAGATGTCTTGATTGACCCATTAAACACGAATAGCGTTAAGGTTTGCATCTACCATCCAGAGGACGGCAAAGCCCCGAACAACTGGCGTGGGCGTTCTGGTAAGACAACTCGTGCAGCTTATCTTAAAGAGAAATATGCATTAAGTCCTCGCAATGACCTCATGGGTAAGAAACGTGTTGGCTGGAAAAGCCGAGTCACGGACAGCAAAGATGAATATTTGGAAGTTCACTGGTTTCCGACTGTCTTTGGTGAAGTGTTTGCCAAGCTTTGGCAAGACTACATTCGATTTCTGACTGTCGTTGAGCGCCATCACCCTTATGCATTCGTGAGTTTCCATCGTGAGCATACAGGCAATCCTTATACGCTTAATGCATTCCACGATAGCTACCGTAATGGCTTAAAGCGTATTGGGCTGAAGCCGTGTAAAGCCGATGGCTTATCCCCTCACTCACACCGACACAGTTACGGCAGACGATTACGCAGGGCTGGCGTACAAGAAATTGTAATTAAGAAATGTTTACACCATGCCTCGTTGGTGTCACAAGCGGTTTATACCACACCAACAGCGAAAGAAGTCACAAGTTGCCTTAATGCAGCAGCACAACAACTCCTAAACCCACCAGAGCCAGTTGAGCGAGTAGGTTCACCAAGTTGGGAAGTATTAACTGAGCATGGCTTTAACGATATTGACCTCGATGGATTATTTACTGACAAAAATCCAAAATTAGGAAAGCGTCATGACTACTAA
- the mnmC gene encoding bifunctional tRNA (5-methylaminomethyl-2-thiouridine)(34)-methyltransferase MnmD/FAD-dependent 5-carboxymethylaminomethyl-2-thiouridine(34) oxidoreductase MnmC: MLASLQNAKLSWNDAGMPISDSFEDIYFSNNNGLHETQYVFLKQNNLPERWLIHNRDFFVIAETGFGTGLNFLATWQAFRHYRETNPEGKVTRLHFISFEKFPLTKLDLKQALAVWPELSLLSEQLISAYPYAVPGCQRLRFDDGAVVLDLWLGDANELLPQVYEPSDGLADVWFLDGFAPSKNPDMWTEHLFAQIYRLSRPLTTLSTFTAAGFVRRGLANAGFIMSKVAEHGEKRSMLIGRSQKTKANVKTLPVRSVAIVGGGIASACLTYLLTQRGYQVELFCADADVAEGASGNPQGAIYPLLHQPDDLLSQFFVSAFHFCQHLLNNFHNNEMLNHDWCGVLLKDIDEKSSQKNIELLNAGFPIELIQPHTDGAFFPHGGWVVPTELVKTLFQLSAKNGLLTQHKNCEIISLQKMTDHWELINRDGIRWSASQVVLANGVDVTMFEQTTSLPITPMRGQISTLLASEYDAISSYVVCGDGYIVPALDGQQVIGATYVRNDMARDIRESEHEENKAKMQRTVPQDVSTYTVLSGRAAIRGVTRDHFPLIGGLRSAEKLQITGSQMPKSGWLPEIESDLFILAGLGSRGLCSAPLSAEIAAALLLQEPLPCSLSTLRNIDPQRKWLRQEWRKKLGNRRG; the protein is encoded by the coding sequence ATGCTGGCCTCGTTACAAAACGCCAAATTAAGCTGGAATGACGCGGGAATGCCGATTTCAGACTCTTTTGAGGATATCTATTTTTCTAACAATAATGGCCTGCATGAAACCCAATATGTCTTCCTCAAACAGAACAATTTGCCTGAGCGATGGCTAATTCATAACCGGGATTTTTTCGTTATAGCCGAAACTGGTTTTGGCACGGGCCTGAATTTTTTGGCTACTTGGCAAGCATTTCGTCACTACCGGGAGACAAACCCAGAGGGTAAAGTTACTCGTCTACACTTTATAAGTTTTGAGAAATTTCCTCTTACCAAGCTCGATCTCAAACAAGCATTGGCTGTTTGGCCGGAATTATCGTTATTGAGCGAGCAACTTATTTCAGCTTACCCATATGCTGTACCCGGATGCCAGCGATTACGTTTCGATGATGGAGCTGTTGTCTTAGATCTTTGGCTGGGCGATGCCAATGAACTACTCCCGCAAGTCTATGAGCCCTCTGACGGTTTAGCCGATGTCTGGTTTTTAGATGGCTTTGCACCGAGTAAAAATCCAGATATGTGGACTGAACATCTATTCGCGCAGATATATCGATTAAGCCGACCATTAACGACACTATCCACCTTCACGGCTGCCGGTTTTGTGCGTCGCGGGCTAGCGAATGCTGGTTTTATTATGAGCAAAGTTGCCGAACATGGCGAAAAACGCAGCATGCTAATTGGGCGCAGTCAAAAAACAAAAGCGAATGTAAAGACACTGCCAGTCAGATCGGTTGCCATCGTTGGTGGAGGTATTGCATCCGCTTGTTTGACCTATTTGCTTACCCAGCGAGGTTACCAAGTTGAGCTGTTTTGTGCCGATGCGGATGTGGCAGAAGGTGCATCGGGAAACCCGCAAGGTGCGATTTATCCACTATTACATCAGCCAGATGACTTACTATCGCAATTTTTTGTTTCTGCATTCCATTTTTGCCAACATCTACTGAATAATTTTCATAACAATGAAATGCTGAACCACGATTGGTGCGGTGTTTTATTAAAAGATATTGACGAAAAATCATCTCAGAAAAATATAGAATTACTTAATGCCGGATTTCCTATCGAATTAATACAACCGCATACAGACGGTGCTTTTTTCCCTCACGGCGGCTGGGTTGTTCCGACTGAATTAGTAAAAACATTATTCCAGCTGTCTGCAAAAAATGGCTTATTAACGCAACATAAAAATTGCGAAATTATCTCCCTACAAAAAATGACTGACCATTGGGAATTAATAAACAGAGATGGTATCAGATGGTCTGCCTCGCAGGTCGTATTAGCGAATGGCGTAGATGTCACTATGTTTGAGCAGACGACTTCATTGCCGATCACCCCCATGCGAGGCCAAATATCGACGCTTCTGGCATCAGAATATGACGCGATTAGTTCTTATGTTGTTTGTGGTGATGGCTACATTGTACCAGCACTTGATGGTCAACAAGTCATTGGGGCTACCTATGTTCGAAATGATATGGCACGCGATATTCGTGAGTCAGAACATGAAGAGAATAAAGCTAAAATGCAACGCACGGTACCTCAAGATGTATCCACCTACACCGTATTAAGTGGAAGAGCGGCTATTCGTGGCGTAACCCGCGATCATTTCCCCTTAATTGGAGGACTACGTTCAGCTGAAAAATTACAAATCACAGGGTCACAAATGCCCAAATCTGGGTGGCTACCAGAAATAGAATCAGATCTGTTTATTTTAGCTGGTTTAGGATCGCGCGGTTTGTGTTCAGCGCCATTATCAGCAGAAATAGCTGCAGCATTATTGCTGCAAGAGCCACTTCCCTGTTCATTATCTACGCTCCGGAATATCGATCCTCAGCGGAAATGGTTAAGACAAGAATGGCGGAAAAAATTGGGCAACCGGCGCGGTTAA
- the fabB gene encoding beta-ketoacyl-ACP synthase I, whose translation MRRAVITGIGIVSSLGNNAAEVLASLKAGKSGITYSEQFEQQNLRSRVWGNIKLDVADLIDRKVLRFMGDAAAYAYLSMQQAIADAKLTEEMVSNPRTGLVAGSGGASSKNQIEACDTLREKGVRRVGPYMVPRTMSSTTSACLATPFKIKGINYSISSACATSSHCIGHALEQIQLGKQDIVFAGGGEEVDWTLAMQFDAMGALSSKYNDTPEKASRTYDADRDGFVISGGGGIVVVEELEHALARGAHIYAEITGYGATSDGYDMVAPSGEGAVRCMQQAMSTVAAPIDYLNTHGTSTPVGDVKELEAIHAVFGDKAPKISATKAMSGHALGAAGVHEAIYSLLMMENNFIAPSINIETLDEKAQGLPIVTEYQEAELNNIMSNSFGFGGTNATLVFSKYKG comes from the coding sequence ATGAGAAGAGCTGTTATCACCGGTATCGGTATTGTTTCTAGTCTGGGCAACAACGCGGCAGAAGTGCTGGCATCCTTGAAAGCCGGTAAATCAGGTATTACTTATTCTGAGCAATTTGAACAACAGAATCTGCGTAGCCGTGTATGGGGCAATATCAAGCTAGATGTGGCTGACCTGATTGATCGTAAAGTTTTGCGTTTCATGGGTGATGCTGCAGCGTATGCTTATCTGTCTATGCAACAGGCGATTGCCGATGCCAAATTAACTGAAGAAATGGTTTCAAATCCTCGCACTGGTCTGGTTGCTGGTTCAGGTGGCGCGTCTTCTAAAAATCAGATCGAAGCGTGTGACACATTGCGTGAGAAGGGTGTTCGTCGTGTTGGCCCATACATGGTGCCACGTACTATGTCTTCAACCACTTCAGCCTGTCTGGCTACGCCTTTCAAAATCAAAGGTATCAACTACTCTATCAGTTCTGCATGTGCGACTTCATCACATTGCATCGGTCATGCACTGGAGCAGATCCAATTAGGTAAACAAGACATCGTTTTCGCTGGCGGTGGTGAAGAAGTAGATTGGACTCTGGCTATGCAGTTCGATGCCATGGGCGCATTGTCTAGCAAATATAACGACACGCCGGAAAAAGCATCTCGTACTTATGATGCTGACCGTGATGGCTTTGTTATCTCTGGCGGCGGCGGTATCGTTGTTGTTGAAGAGCTGGAACATGCATTAGCGCGTGGCGCACATATCTATGCTGAAATCACTGGCTACGGTGCGACTTCAGATGGTTATGACATGGTTGCTCCATCAGGTGAAGGTGCGGTTCGTTGTATGCAGCAAGCAATGTCGACAGTTGCAGCGCCAATCGATTATCTGAATACCCACGGTACTTCTACGCCAGTAGGTGACGTGAAAGAGTTAGAAGCGATTCATGCCGTATTTGGTGATAAAGCACCGAAAATCTCTGCAACTAAAGCAATGAGTGGTCACGCACTGGGTGCTGCTGGTGTGCATGAAGCGATCTACAGCTTGCTGATGATGGAAAACAACTTTATCGCACCAAGCATCAACATCGAAACCTTGGATGAAAAAGCACAAGGTCTGCCGATTGTGACTGAATATCAAGAAGCTGAATTGAACAATATTATGTCAAACAGCTTCGGTTTTGGTGGCACCAACGCAACCTTGGTGTTCAGTAAATACAAAGGCTAA
- a CDS encoding Asd/ArgC dimerization domain-containing protein, translating to MPINVAVAGSEELTCENLLEALQEKSFSIGQLYLLTAFDAEEQEAVRFNNQNIYVQAVADFDWSQVELVFITGNADEYAAAFLAAERANCKIIDLRAPAYKENTHGLSLVTSNENMELPVHICPDDLTVLVGQIIQPFFEETAITKLNITALEPVSVHGKKGTEALAKETAQLMNGRPLENTLFAAQQAFNILPVAQGNLLANELQQLFPKEKLDVAVTLLQTPVFYGATVVIDITLEDPLPREMITKMLSSINNVEFSDEVLTPVTHGSNQNQIFLQLTAADAAEVQEFRLVMVTDLLRTGRVNNALLLAEQLVILVLQ from the coding sequence ATGCCAATCAATGTTGCTGTTGCAGGCAGTGAAGAATTAACCTGTGAAAATTTGCTCGAAGCATTGCAGGAAAAATCATTTTCTATTGGTCAGCTGTATCTCTTAACAGCGTTTGATGCTGAAGAACAAGAAGCGGTTCGCTTTAATAATCAGAACATTTATGTGCAAGCGGTAGCTGATTTTGATTGGTCACAAGTTGAACTGGTTTTCATCACAGGAAATGCAGACGAATACGCCGCTGCGTTTTTAGCTGCTGAACGGGCGAATTGCAAGATTATCGATTTACGTGCGCCAGCATACAAAGAGAATACACATGGCCTGAGTCTGGTAACTTCCAATGAAAATATGGAGCTGCCAGTTCATATTTGTCCTGATGATTTAACCGTTTTGGTAGGGCAAATTATTCAGCCATTTTTTGAAGAAACGGCAATTACCAAGCTCAATATTACGGCATTGGAACCAGTGTCTGTGCATGGGAAAAAAGGCACGGAAGCGTTAGCGAAAGAAACTGCGCAACTTATGAATGGTCGTCCACTGGAAAATACATTATTTGCAGCCCAGCAAGCATTCAATATATTGCCCGTGGCACAAGGCAACCTGTTAGCGAATGAGCTACAGCAGTTGTTCCCTAAAGAAAAACTCGATGTGGCCGTAACCTTATTACAAACACCCGTTTTTTATGGCGCAACTGTGGTCATCGATATCACGCTGGAAGATCCATTACCGCGAGAGATGATTACTAAAATGCTATCATCCATAAATAATGTCGAATTCTCTGATGAAGTATTAACACCAGTGACTCACGGCTCTAATCAGAACCAGATTTTTTTGCAACTGACTGCTGCTGATGCCGCTGAAGTGCAGGAATTCCGTTTAGTCATGGTAACGGATCTGCTGCGTACCGGTCGGGTGAATAATGCACTATTACTTGCAGAACAATTAGTTATCCTTGTTCTGCAATAA
- a CDS encoding 4-phosphoerythronate dehydrogenase gives MKIVVDENMPLAEALFAEFGEVVRVPGRTLTAAQLTDADVLLVRSITKVNASLLSQANKLKFVGTATIGTDHVDKTYLTENAIPFFSAPGCNKVSVGEYVISALLVMAEKYQFSLSGLSLGIIGAGNTGTAVAERAAALGVVVKLCDPPKQQSGDQRKFVTYDEALTCDLVSFHVPLSRHGEHATFHLLDERRIQALRPEQILINACRGEVWDNQAMLVRQQSALPLRLVMDVWENEPNVLQTLVPYTEIATPHIAGYSLEGKYRGTYMLYEAFCQHFGYEITKQLQPMLPVADINTLSLSADVTECILKKLIHLVYDVRRDDAIFRHKIVQPGSFDDMRKKYPERREWSSLMISAEKNNDILVQLGFCVSGN, from the coding sequence ATGAAGATTGTGGTTGATGAAAATATGCCACTGGCCGAAGCGTTATTTGCTGAGTTCGGGGAAGTAGTTCGGGTACCGGGAAGAACACTCACGGCGGCTCAATTAACGGATGCGGATGTGCTGTTGGTGCGTTCGATTACTAAAGTGAATGCCTCTTTACTATCGCAAGCCAATAAACTGAAATTTGTTGGTACTGCGACAATCGGCACTGATCATGTTGATAAAACATATCTGACAGAAAACGCGATCCCTTTTTTCAGCGCTCCTGGCTGTAATAAAGTGTCTGTCGGTGAATATGTCATCAGTGCTTTACTGGTCATGGCTGAAAAATATCAATTTTCGCTGTCTGGATTATCCTTGGGCATTATTGGCGCCGGAAATACCGGAACTGCGGTCGCTGAACGGGCAGCGGCATTGGGTGTCGTGGTAAAACTTTGTGATCCGCCGAAACAGCAATCCGGTGATCAGCGGAAGTTTGTTACCTATGATGAAGCCCTGACATGTGATTTGGTGAGTTTCCATGTGCCATTATCACGGCACGGAGAACATGCCACTTTCCATTTGTTGGATGAAAGGCGTATTCAAGCTTTACGACCAGAACAGATATTAATAAATGCCTGTCGGGGTGAAGTTTGGGATAATCAGGCTATGCTGGTGCGTCAGCAATCAGCTTTGCCATTAAGATTAGTGATGGATGTTTGGGAGAATGAACCCAACGTTTTGCAAACCTTAGTGCCTTACACCGAGATCGCAACGCCGCATATTGCTGGTTATAGCTTAGAAGGAAAATATCGTGGTACTTACATGCTGTATGAAGCGTTTTGTCAGCATTTCGGCTACGAAATAACAAAACAGCTACAGCCCATGTTACCAGTGGCGGATATTAACACTTTGTCACTCAGTGCTGATGTCACGGAATGCATTCTGAAGAAGTTAATTCATTTGGTATATGACGTGCGGCGCGATGATGCCATCTTTCGGCACAAAATTGTTCAACCCGGCAGTTTTGATGACATGCGTAAAAAATATCCTGAACGTCGCGAGTGGAGCTCATTAATGATCTCCGCAGAGAAAAATAATGACATACTTGTTCAGTTAGGTTTTTGCGTTTCAGGTAATTAA